Within the Dolichospermum compactum NIES-806 genome, the region CCGCTATAGCTACAACCACACCACCCTCAGCCGAATCATGGGCAGAATTTACCCAACCAGCACGAATACCATCACGACAAGCTTTTTGTACCAGCCGTTCTAAATCAAAATCAACTCTAGGGGGTTTACCTGCGATCGTATTATGAATCGTCGCCAAATATTCAGAAGCACCCAGTTCTATTTTAGATTTTGGATTTTGGATTTTGGATTGAATTGGTAAACCTAGAAGATAAATTATATCATCTGCATTTTGCCAACCTTGTCCACAAATTTTCGTTAAATCAGGAATCAACCCCACCATACCCACAACCGGAGTCGGATAAATGGGTTGGGGATTACCTTCCGCATCAAAAGTTTCATTGTAGAGAGAGACATTCCCCCCAGTTACCGGCGTTCCCAACTCTTTACAACCTTCACTCAAACCCCGACAAGCGGACGCTAATTGCCAATAACCAATGGGTTTTTCTGGGCTACCAAAATTGAGGTTATCTGTCACAGCGATGGGTTCAGCACCCACACAGCTAAGATTCCGGGCAGCTTCCGCCACTACTGCCTTAGCCCCTTCATAAGGATCAAGATAAACATAGCGAGAATTACAATCTACCGTAGCCGCAACGCCCGATTTTAGATTTTGGATTTTGGATTTTAGATTTTGGGGTGCTTCTAAGGGACGGATACGAATGACAGCAGCATCAGCACCACCGGGTAACAATACCGTGTTATTCTGCACTTGATGGTCATATTGGCGATAAACCCAGCTTTTAGAAGCAATGCTAGGAGTATCTAGCAAAGTCAATAAAATATCATTCCAGCTTTGCAGACTTCCCGCAATTTCAATTCCCGCAACATTGCAAACAGGTAAACTATCACTTGTCCATTGCCAAGCTTTTTGGGCATATTCGGGGGCTTCTGTTAATAATTCTCTTTCATACAAAGGCGTATTTTCCGCCAAAGCATCAGCCGGAATTTCGGCAGCAATTTTTCCCTCAAACCAAATCCTGACAATGGGTTCTTCAATCACAGTCCCCGCAACTACCGCTTGCAGTCCCCAACGGTGGAAAATATCAATTAATTCCTGTTCTCGTCCCTTTTCGGCAACAAACAACATTCGTTCTTGAGATTCCGAAAGCAGGTATTCATAAGGAATCATTCCCGATTCCCGCACCGGAATTTTATCTAAATCGAAATCAATACCGACACCACCTTTAGCAGCCATTTCGGAAGTTGAACAGGTAATACCCGCAGCCCCCATATCCTGTGCCGCAACTACAGCCCCGGTTTTAAATGCCTCTAAACAAGCTTCAATTAAGGACTTTTCGACAAATGGATCTCCTACTTGCACAGCGGGACGGTTATCCATTGATTCATCTGTTAATTCGGCACTGGCAAAACTTGCGCCTCCCATGCCATCCCGTCCGGTGGTTGAACCCACATACAGCACGGGATTTCCTAAGCCTGAAGCCCCTGATTTGACAATTTCCGACGTTTCCATCAATCCCAGTGCCATGACGTTGACAAGGGGATTTCCAGAGTAGGCGGGGTCAAAATACACTTCACCACCAACTGTGGGGACCCCAACGCAATTACCATAATGTGAAATACCAGACACTACACCTGTAAACAATCTTTGGGTTTTCGGATCATTCAAATCTCCAAACCGCAAAGAGTTTAATAAGGCTATGGGACGCGCCCCCATTGTAAAGATATCTCTTAATATCCCACCAACTCCGGTGGCTGCACCTTGGAAGGGTTCAACCGCGGAAGGGTGGTTATGAGATTCTATTTTAAACGCTAATTGTAGTCCGTCCCCGATATCCACAACTCCGGCATTTTCACCGGGTCCGACAAGAATGCGGGGGCCTGTGGTGGGAAACTGTTTGAGTAAAGGGCGGGAATTTTTATAACAGCAATGTTCTGACCACATCACCCCAAACATACCTAATTCGGCTTTGTTGGGATGACGGCCTAAGCGGCGGACGATTTCGGTATATTCTTCTGGTTTTATGCCTTCTGAGGCTATTTCTTGGGGAGAAAAGGGATTTTCACCAAATGTGGTCATGGAATTTATGCACCAAGAGGACAGAGAAATATTCTATCTGAAGATTCCCGACTTTTTTTTAAATCTTGTCACATTTTTTGGCTAGATTGTTATTTATTTCATGTTGTTCTCAGGTTTTTCTGATTCTAGAGGATGAAAATTCACATCTTCATAAAGTTCTGTCATTGTTCCTGCAAAATTGATGCTTTTTAATTGAAATGATGCTTGTTCACCTACATAAGATTGTAAAGTCCAAAGCCCATCATCATTACGTCTAAAACATTCAACTCTTGGTTTTTTCGGATTAATTAAAACGTATTCTTGCAAAGTTTCCAACAGTTGATAATCAGCAAATTTATCCCCTCTATCAAATCCTTCGGTAGAATTAGATAAAACTTCGATTATTAAACAGGGAAATCTTTTATAACCTGGAGTTTCTTGATCTCGTGCATCACAAGTTACCATTACATCAGGATAGTAAAATCTATTTAAAGATTCTATTCTCGCTTTCATATCAGCAATGTACACCCGACAACCAGAACCCCGAACGTGATTACGGAGTAAAGAAGCCATATTTAAAGCTATAGTAACATGAGCATCAAGTGCGCCAGCCATTGCATAAATATATCCATCAATATATTCATGTTTAACTGTGCTGTTTTCTTCCATTGCTAAATATTCTTCTGGTGTGATGTAAAAATCGGGAGAAGCAATCATATTTCATAACCTCTTTGGATTCTAAATTATTCATTCTGATATTTCCTTATCAATAATCAGACTAACACCACAGCGAATCGCCGCTTCTGCTAACCGATTATCAAGTGTTGCCAATGGTAATTTTAACCGCAATACTAATTCTAAATAAGCTGCATCATAAGCGGCTAAACCTTCTCTTCTTGCTAATTTTAAGGTTGAATATAAAGCATTTGCATCTGTAGTCATATCAACTTGAATTAATAGGGACTGTAATAAATTAATAGCTTCTTCAGATTGTTCTTTTGTCATCCGGTTAAGTCGTTCAGCTACAATATCTAATGGTTGGACAACTACCAATACTTCTACAGATTTATCTTTAAATTCTGTATGGGTTTGGATTTGTAATATACCATCTGTGCCGATATGTGCCATCAATTTCATTGTTTCTATTTTTTACCACCATTTTATAGATGAGAGTTTATTCATAGGAATGATAAGCAACAGTATGTACTATAACTTAATTTATTGTATCATCAATTTTATAAGTTACCTTTGAGATAATTCTATATTTTTCATAATCTCTATTTTAATCCTCATCATCATGCAAATTAGAAATATAAGGTGGAAGTTTCCCAAAATTAATTCTTTCTACATATTTAATAGCACGATGTTCTTCTAATGAGGTTTGAACTAAGGTATTGATTAACAACCGAAATTTATTAACATCTGCTTGAGATGGTGATTTTAATTGTGAAGCTAATAAACTGGAAATTTGCAGTATTAATTTAATATTAGGTAGGTTAACTTCCGTTTGTTCAATGATTTCATACTTTTTATTAAGACAATATTCATTACCTATATGAGAATAATCAGCGAGTGTTTTTAATAGTTCTGGTTTCTAATTAATAATTACTTGTTTAATTCCTGGGATTCTATTTAATAAAACAGCAATGATTTTTGGTAAGTTAGGAATCAAATCACCGATATTTCTAAATCTATAGATAGGAGTATCAATAATTAATTCTATTGTGCTAACTGGTGGTGCGCCAAATGTATAAGTTTCTAATGTATAAGGTGCAATAGGTTTTAATTCGCTTTCACTAATTCGTTTAGTAATTAATGTAGCCGCAGCACCGCCTAAACTATGTCCAGTTACGAAAATATTTTTGTTGGCGTTTTCTTCTCTTTGGATAAAGTCTTGTAATTGTTGCCAGAAACTTTCAACATAAAGATTAAAACCGGAGTGAATTGCTTCTGAATTGGGGAATGCTAGTAAGTTAAAGAAGTAATCATCTAATCTTTCTGTACCTCTAATAGCAATGACAATATCATTTTCTGTGGATAGGAGTAAACCACAACAAACTAATTCATCGGTATCACTTAAAGGACGTGGTGCTGAGATAAATTATATGGTTTGATATGGTTGTAAAAATGATGGAGTACCTGTTTTTAGGATATCTCTAGCTATATCATTTCCTTCTTTATAGGCGATGTAAGCGAGTTGAGAAATACAAGCCATTTCTAGGGTGCGTTGTCTGTCGGTAGATGTTTTCATGTTGGTTAAAGAAGTAAATTTTTAACTTAAAATAGATGAGGTACAAGAAGTAATAATTAAATGCAGATATTTTTGTAATTCTTTATAACAGGTTTATTCTTTATCAAGAATCAGACTAACACCACGGCGAACCGCTGCTTCTGCTAACCGATTATCAAGTGTTGCTAATGGCAATTGTAAGCGCAATGCTAATTCTAAATAAGCTGCATCATAAGCAGCTAAACCTTCTCGTCTTGCTAATTTCAAGGTTGAATCTAAAGCATTTGTATCTGTAGCTATATCAACTTTAATTAATAGGGACTGTAATAAATTAATAGCTTCCTGAGATTGTTCTTTTGTCATACGGTTACGTCGTTCTGCTACAACAAGAGTATTAGCAATCTCCAGCGACCAAATTGCTGGTACAAATGCTTCAGAATCTACCATCATTGCTAGTATGGAATTAGCATAATCATTATTTTCGTCTACCAAACACCAGCTAATTGCTACCGAACAATCTAAAACAAACTGCATTAAAATCTTCGTCCTTCTTCAATCATTTCACGGATTAGGTTTTTATCTAAACTTACTTCTTTTCTTAGTTGTTTCATTCTATTAATTGCGTCTTGAATTGATTGTTTAGTAGTAATTTTTCCCCAAGCATTATGTTTAATTGTGGTAGTTTCTGTATTATCTAATGGTTGGACAACTACCAATACTTCTACAGATTTATCTTTAAATTCTGTATGGGTTTGGATTTGCAATATACCATCTGTACCGATATGTGCCAGCAATTTCATTGTTTCCATTTTTACCTCTATTTAGTACAGTATAACGCCTTGTTTTCATGATATATGAAATTTATGTTATGGATTTTATCATCTTTCATAATTTCTATTATACCAGAAGTGTTGAATGTTAGGAAAAGATTAAAAAAAAGTACCATAATTTGATACAATCTAAAAAAATATAGATAAAGAATTATCAAATTATGCGCTTAAAGAATTTCCCAGAAGTGGTCAAAACAATATTGAAACCATTGCCCAAAAAAGATTATCCAGTTCTGGACACATTTTCATTTGTATCAGTGTGGTTACAGTATGTCATGGATAAAAGTATAGTGAGTATGAGAGATTTATTTCAAAGACTAAATAATCAAGGGATAGATTTAAAAATATCAAATTTTTCCAAGGCAAGTAAAAAGAGAGATACTCAAGTATTTTTGGAGATAATAACTGAATTAAACAATCAACTGAGAAAGAAAAAAGGAAAGGAAGAAACCCAAGCATTATTTCCTATAGATTCAACAATTATTACATTAACAAGTAAATTATTATGGAGTCAAGGATATCATCAAGTAAAACTATTTTGTGGGTTAGATAGTTTGACATCAGAAGTTGGTGGAATGGTGATTCATTTTGGGCAAGGACATGACCATAAATATGGACAAGAAACAGTAGAAGCAATTCCGTCAAAAGGAGTAGGGATAATGGATAGAGGATTTGCATCCTCCGAAAGAATATCTGAATTAAAACAACAAAAAAATAAAGCTTTTGTCTTAAGAATTAAAAATAATGTCACTTTAGAAATGCTAGAAAATGGTAATTGTAAAGTTGGCAAAGATGAAAGAGAAGTGGAAATTAGAGTAGTAGCATTTTGTGATATAGAAACTAAGAGTGAATTTCGTTTAGCAACAAACTTATTAAATGAAGGAGAAGAGCAAGTTAGTAATCAAGAGATTATGGAAATTTACATACAAAGATGGCAAATTGAATTGTTATGGAAATTCTTAAAAATGCACCTCAAGTTAGACAGACTTATGACAAAGAATGAGAATGGAATTAGAATTCAGATAATGTGCTGTTTAATCGCTTATTTGATATTGCAACTAATAGAAATACCGCAAGAATTTGGCAAAACTTTATTAGATAAACTCCGTTATCTTCAGTCCTATATGTGTCAGGAAATAAGTTATGTTCATTGGTTTAGAAAACTTATTTGGATAAGATGAAAAATAGCACTTATAGGCTAAGTTTATTTCAATATGTAAAGTTTTATTACGCTATTCAACATTTCTGCTATTATACTCCTCATCATTATAGTCGCTAATCCAATGATCTGGATACAAAGAGATGGTACAGAAATTGGTATTGCGAATGAATTAATGGCTGCTGATGTATCTAAAGAAGATATTGTTTTAGGATTTCATGATCCTTATAAACGGCAATTTACAGGTTTTGCGGTGGGATAATCATGGTAAATGCTAATTGGTAGGATTTTTACTTCTCTTATCATAATTTATCCATTGATTGAGCTAATAATTGATAATTAAGCAGTTGGTCTTCGCCGAACTTGCGATAATTTAAACCAGATAAATGGAAAGCAGATAATGCAAATTAATCCCCCTATTGCGAAGGGGTATTTTGCCAGCCATGCTTCTTTTCTATCTATTAAGCGTGATTCTCTGATTTTTTTCAGATTATCAAAAGAGCGATTTACAGAGACTATTTGAGAATCTAATTTTAATGTTTTATCCTGAGTACCTTTTAATGCCGGAAGTGCTTTTTCTAAATCTGATATAGCTTGATCTAAATCTGCAAGAGGCATCGTATTAGCTTTTTTTTCATAGTTTTCACCTATTACCTTGAGAGCATCCGCAGCTTTTACACTAAGGGATCTAATATAATTACCATCATCCTTTAATGGTTCTATCAATAGAGAAATCATACCTTTATAGGACTTACGCAAGTGTCACACCAAAAATCTGTTGTAGGGTGCGTCAGACTGCATAAATCCTGCAAATAAACAGATTGTTGATATTTGACGCACCCTACCAATGTGCCAGTTGCGTAAGTCCTGCTTTAGTTTCCTCTCCCATATTCCCTAACGCAGCCGCAGCAGAGTAGCGAACCGAGGCATCGTTGTCCTTTAAAGCTTCTATCAAGCTAGGAATAGCAACTTTCGCTTCCTTTCCTATGCTCGCCAAGCTAATAATCTTTTCAACTTTCTCTTGCTCATTAGTTTGCCTCACTGTAGTAATTTTTCAGTTAGATGCTTTTTTGTAGCCTACCCGCTTTAAGGGAATTTATACAGTGTAACATAGCATTTGAGTAAAATTGCTGGCACATTTGAGATTAATCAATGTGAATCACACGACGAACTTGATTTTCTCTTTCCTGAACTTACCCGCATTCATAATCATGATTTAGTGATCATCGAATCATGGCAAAATCATGTAGATTGGGTAAAATCTCTACCTCCAGCAGAATTAAAACTTTTAAATAGTGCTGATTTTAATAATTCGGAAACTACCCAAACTATCACTAATTCAGAAATTCCACCAGAACAAATCAGCTATGAAAATATAGCCGAAAAATCTCATTTTTATTCTTTACGTGACCAACTATTATTTATGTTTGCGCCAGAATTACGCCGGGAATATGAAAACTATGTCAGTCAACAAGCCGCAAATTCTGGATATAGAACCTTAGTTACATCTAATTTACAACAAGCATCAGATTTAACCGAAGAACGATCTTTTTCACTACTTTAATATTAGAGATGAATCACAGGCAGATGAGTCAAAAGTTAGTTAAAATAAACCTAACATGAGAAACAATCTAAAATTATGACCTATACCCCAGTAAAACCACTCACCTTTGAGCAATTTTTAATTGAATATGCGGACAATACTCGCTATGAACTAATTGACGGAGAACTAAGAGATATGGAACCAACAGGACCCCACGAAGAAGTTGCTGGAAATATTGCCGGGAGAATTTATACAGAGATTATTCATAATAATTTAAACTGGTTGATTCCTAAAAATTGCTTAATTAAACCCTTCGCTGGGTCAGCTACAGCACTCCGTCCAAATGTAATTGTTTTAGATAAAGCAAAACTTAATCAAGAACCACTTTGGCAAAAAGAACCAATAATTTGTCATGGAAATACTATTAAATTAGTTGCTGAAGTTGTGAGTACAAATTGGCAAGATGATTATGCCAGAAAAATAGAAGAATATGCTTTTCTCGAAATACCGGAATATTGGATTGTAGACTTTCGGGCATTAGGTGGAATCCAATTTATTGGTAATCCTAAACAACCTACATTAACAATTTGTCAATTAATTAATGGTGTCTATCAACAAGAAAAATATCGTTTAGGAGATAGTATAGTTTCTCCTCTATTTCCAGATTTGAAACTTAAATTAGATGACATAATGCCATAGAATCGTAGGCTGGATAGAAAAAAATTAAACCCAACATACTCCATGTTTTCGTGTTGCTTAAGGAGTTGGTTCATCAAACAAAATTGAGAATTTTCGTCATTTCAAAAAGCCCGTGACGAGGATTGAACTCGTGACCTCACCCTTACCAAGGGTGTGCTCTACCACTGAGCCACACGGGCAAAAACTAAGACATTATTAAGATTTACATTGCTGTACAATTAGTAAGTGTACAGCACTATAAATCTTAATCTTTGTAGGATATGGGCCGAGCTGGATTTGAACCAGCGTAGGCGTAAACCAACGGATTTACAGTCCGTCTCCATTAACCACTCGGACATCGACCCGTTTGTTTCCCACTGCTTACCTATAATAGCAGCACTCTCTGGATTTAGCAAGGGGTTAGAGAAAATATTTTTTGATAACGTCTAAATCCTTTACTCCCAGCTAGTTTCCGAGATTTACACCATTAGTTCGTACCATTTACCAGGTTCAGCTTGCGGGGACAAATTCTAGGCGATACCGATATAATGCCACTGGTCGAGAACCTGCGGTAAAATAATCGGGATCTTGGGGTGAAAGGTAGACGGCGGTTACTTGATCTGCGGTAATGGCTGGAGATGGTGTGGAGAGTTTTTGATAGGCTGTGGTTGACTCTACAGTATTCAAATATGGACGAGAACTGCCTTTAAATAATTGTTGGAAAACTTCTGTGGTGATGAATTGATTATCTGCTGTTGTTTCGGTGGCGCGATCGCTGATAATGGAAATTAATTGCCGTTCACCGCGCAAAAAGGTAATTTGCCGATTGGGAGATTGAGGATCTACTCTGGATGATAAGACAGCCTCATCGCCTAAATACGCTCTAGATAAATTTAAACTATTAAATTCTCTATCTGCTACTAATATTGATGCTTGATTCTGGAAATTAGTAAGAAATTTTAAACCCGAATTAATTGGTTTAACTTTGATGAATTTAACTAAAAAACTAATTGGTTGATTTAATTGACTACGATTACCTTCAAAGCCTGGTGTCACTATATCCGGTCCTAAAGGTGCGGCTAAATCTACTAATGTGCTGGTAACTTTCCAAGTCCCAGCTATCCAGTCAGGGTAAACTAAATCTCCTTTGGCTGGTTTAACTGATGTTAATCTTTCCCATTGGGGGAATTTGGCTAAATGTTCTGCTAATTCTCCGGCTTGGGCTTCGTTATTTCCTAGTAAGATTATCAGTATTAAGCAAAAACTAACAATTATTTTATTTAACATATTCAACAATTAATAATATTTATTCACTCAGATCCCCGACTTCTTCGAGAAGTCGGGGATCTATATTTGTCAAAATTATAAGGTTTCTAGGGCTAAAGGTTGCCAAACTTCGCCATATTTTTCTTTTAAAAGTTGCCAAGCTTCTACTTGTCCTGGTTCATATTCTCCGGGTTTACCCCATTGTAAAAAGAGGCTTAATGCGGGTTTTTCTTCTGGATCTAAAAACCGAATTGCATAGGTTGTAAAATTTCCTCTTTTGGCTTCACCTGTTTCAAATTTCACTTTTTGAATCATGTCCATATTCAAATGAAATTCAAAGCCTTCGGTGTGCATATTTGCATATTTACCTTTTGGTAATTCGGCGTAGTATAGTTTTTCTATTTTTCCTCTAGCTTCTAAAACGGCAGCACTGCTAGTGACAATTAAGCGTAAAGTTCCCAATGTTTCACAAGCTTCTAAAAATTCTTTCAATGTTGTACTCATAGCTGTTGATTTTTTAGTAGTGAGTGTTCAATTTCAGATTTATGACTAATCAGGGAATACCAAAATATAAATTATCCCATATTGTGGGATGGGCTTCTAGCCCGTCCATTCAAGGGCAGGCAAGATGCCTACCACACAAGAATTAATTGAATATTTTATTATTTGGAAGTCATTAACTAATTTACTACGTTTCTACGTTTCGTATTTTTCATAGGCAGCAACAATGCGTTGTACTAAGGGATGACGAACAACGTCTTTTTGAGAAAATTCGCAAATTGCAATTCCTTCCACGTTTCTGAGAATCTGTAAAGCTACGTCTAAACCTGATTTTTGATGGAGTGGTAAATCGGTTTGGGTGATGTCACCTGTGATTACCATGCGGGAGTTAAAACCCAATCGGGTTAAAACCATTTTCATTTGCGCTGGTGTGGTATTCTGGGCTTCATCAACAATGATAAAGGCGTTATTTAATGTCCGTCCCCGCATATAAGCTAGTGGTGCGACTTCGATGATTTCTCGTTCGATTAGGTTGGGGACTTTTTCGGGATCTATGAATTCATTAATGGCATCATAAAGGGGACGCAGATAGGGGTTGACTTTTTGCTGTAGGTCTCCTGGTAAAAAGCCGAGTTTTTCCCCTGCTTCGACTGCGGGACGGGTTAAAATTAGCCGTTCAAATTGATTGCTGAGT harbors:
- a CDS encoding HEAT repeat domain-containing protein, which encodes MASIGKEAKVAIPSLIEALKDNDASVRYSAAAALGNMGEETKAGLTQLAHW
- a CDS encoding lipase family protein; the protein is MSAPRPLSDTDELVCCGLLLSTENDIVIAIRGTERLDDYFFNLLAFPNSEAIHSGFNLYVESFWQQLQDFIQREENANKNIFVTGHSLGGAAATLITKRISESELKPIAPYTLETYTFGAPPVSTIELIIDTPIYRFRNIGDLIPNLPKIIAVLLNRIPGIKQVIIN
- a CDS encoding type II toxin-antitoxin system VapC family toxin, coding for MKLMAHIGTDGILQIQTHTEFKDKSVEVLVVVQPLDIVAERLNRMTKEQSEEAINLLQSLLIQVDMTTDANALYSTLKLARREGLAAYDAAYLELVLRLKLPLATLDNRLAEAAIRCGVSLIIDKEISE
- a CDS encoding DUF6816 family protein, whose protein sequence is MLNKIIVSFCLILIILLGNNEAQAGELAEHLAKFPQWERLTSVKPAKGDLVYPDWIAGTWKVTSTLVDLAAPLGPDIVTPGFEGNRSQLNQPISFLVKFIKVKPINSGLKFLTNFQNQASILVADREFNSLNLSRAYLGDEAVLSSRVDPQSPNRQITFLRGERQLISIISDRATETTADNQFITTEVFQQLFKGSSRPYLNTVESTTAYQKLSTPSPAITADQVTAVYLSPQDPDYFTAGSRPVALYRYRLEFVPAS
- a CDS encoding Uma2 family endonuclease, with translation MIASPDFYITPEEYLAMEENSTVKHEYIDGYIYAMAGALDAHVTIALNMASLLRNHVRGSGCRVYIADMKARIESLNRFYYPDVMVTCDARDQETPGYKRFPCLIIEVLSNSTEGFDRGDKFADYQLLETLQEYVLINPKKPRVECFRRNDDGLWTLQSYVGEQASFQLKSINFAGTMTELYEDVNFHPLESEKPENNMK
- a CDS encoding Uma2 family endonuclease, which translates into the protein MTYTPVKPLTFEQFLIEYADNTRYELIDGELRDMEPTGPHEEVAGNIAGRIYTEIIHNNLNWLIPKNCLIKPFAGSATALRPNVIVLDKAKLNQEPLWQKEPIICHGNTIKLVAEVVSTNWQDDYARKIEEYAFLEIPEYWIVDFRALGGIQFIGNPKQPTLTICQLINGVYQQEKYRLGDSIVSPLFPDLKLKLDDIMP
- a CDS encoding PhoH family protein translates to MADDSIIQLPSMSSAIALAGYGEANIKFLSQQTGANLVLRGQELLISGTPKQVELAKKLVRSLENLWSKGNNISSADILTARQALDTNTEDQLQDLQRDILAKTRRGFEIRAKTFHQRQYIDALRRRDLTFCIGPAGTGKTYLAVVMAVQALLSNQFERLILTRPAVEAGEKLGFLPGDLQQKVNPYLRPLYDAINEFIDPEKVPNLIEREIIEVAPLAYMRGRTLNNAFIIVDEAQNTTPAQMKMVLTRLGFNSRMVITGDITQTDLPLHQKSGLDVALQILRNVEGIAICEFSQKDVVRHPLVQRIVAAYEKYET
- a CDS encoding transposase, yielding MRLKNFPEVVKTILKPLPKKDYPVLDTFSFVSVWLQYVMDKSIVSMRDLFQRLNNQGIDLKISNFSKASKKRDTQVFLEIITELNNQLRKKKGKEETQALFPIDSTIITLTSKLLWSQGYHQVKLFCGLDSLTSEVGGMVIHFGQGHDHKYGQETVEAIPSKGVGIMDRGFASSERISELKQQKNKAFVLRIKNNVTLEMLENGNCKVGKDEREVEIRVVAFCDIETKSEFRLATNLLNEGEEQVSNQEIMEIYIQRWQIELLWKFLKMHLKLDRLMTKNENGIRIQIMCCLIAYLILQLIEIPQEFGKTLLDKLRYLQSYMCQEISYVHWFRKLIWIR
- the purL gene encoding phosphoribosylformylglycinamidine synthase subunit PurL produces the protein MTTFGENPFSPQEIASEGIKPEEYTEIVRRLGRHPNKAELGMFGVMWSEHCCYKNSRPLLKQFPTTGPRILVGPGENAGVVDIGDGLQLAFKIESHNHPSAVEPFQGAATGVGGILRDIFTMGARPIALLNSLRFGDLNDPKTQRLFTGVVSGISHYGNCVGVPTVGGEVYFDPAYSGNPLVNVMALGLMETSEIVKSGASGLGNPVLYVGSTTGRDGMGGASFASAELTDESMDNRPAVQVGDPFVEKSLIEACLEAFKTGAVVAAQDMGAAGITCSTSEMAAKGGVGIDFDLDKIPVRESGMIPYEYLLSESQERMLFVAEKGREQELIDIFHRWGLQAVVAGTVIEEPIVRIWFEGKIAAEIPADALAENTPLYERELLTEAPEYAQKAWQWTSDSLPVCNVAGIEIAGSLQSWNDILLTLLDTPSIASKSWVYRQYDHQVQNNTVLLPGGADAAVIRIRPLEAPQNLKSKIQNLKSGVAATVDCNSRYVYLDPYEGAKAVVAEAARNLSCVGAEPIAVTDNLNFGSPEKPIGYWQLASACRGLSEGCKELGTPVTGGNVSLYNETFDAEGNPQPIYPTPVVGMVGLIPDLTKICGQGWQNADDIIYLLGLPIQSKIQNPKSKIELGASEYLATIHNTIAGKPPRVDFDLERLVQKACRDGIRAGWVNSAHDSAEGGVVVAIAESCLSGNLGAVINFPISANHDSRFDEVLFGEGGARILVSVSQENQEVWESYLQENLRDNWQKLGTVANSGNLEILTADNYKLLQVSLEDMSDRYSLSISKRLAIYTNT
- a CDS encoding element excision factor XisI family protein, giving the protein MTLFNISAIILLIIIVANPMIWIQRDGTEIGIANELMAADVSKEDIVLGFHDPYKRQFTGFAVG
- a CDS encoding type II toxin-antitoxin system VapC family toxin is translated as MQFVLDCSVAISWCLVDENNDYANSILAMMVDSEAFVPAIWSLEIANTLVVAERRNRMTKEQSQEAINLLQSLLIKVDIATDTNALDSTLKLARREGLAAYDAAYLELALRLQLPLATLDNRLAEAAVRRGVSLILDKE